A section of the Oncorhynchus gorbuscha isolate QuinsamMale2020 ecotype Even-year linkage group LG04, OgorEven_v1.0, whole genome shotgun sequence genome encodes:
- the LOC124033070 gene encoding cysteine--tRNA ligase, cytoplasmic-like, with the protein MSSSGELAFDYGFLLHTSEEATATVALNEYLSSRSYLAGFSPSRVDQEVFELLHRPPAPQHVHALRWYRHIAALQRETHSPDSSIKGKRVQQGWLSSHGGLPQPVSNLPKLRLYNSLTRTTELFVPQNGNKVSWYCCGPTVYDASHMGHARSYISFDILRRILMNYFKYDVFYCMNITDIDDKIIRRARQNYLLEQYREKKPAAAQVLQDVLSARGPFQAKLAETTDPDKKQMLERLDSAVAAALGPLQGAVESKAGEADVQRLAQVLLEKAKDLLSDWLDAQFGSQVTENSIFSLLPKFWEGEYHSDMDALNVLPPDVLTRVSEYCPEIVDFVKKILDNGFG; encoded by the exons CCTTTGATTATGGCTTCTTGCTGCACACAAGTGAGGAGGCCACAGCCACCGTGGCTCTGAATGAGTACCTGAGCTCCCGCAGCTACCTGGCTGGGTTCAGCCCCTCTCGGGTGGACCAGGAGGTCTTTGAGCTCCTGCACAGGCCCCCGGCCCCGCAGCACGTGCACGCTCTGCGCTGGTACAGGCACATAGCAGCCCTGCAGCGGGAGACCCACAGCCCAGATAGCAGCA TAAAGGGAAAGAGGGTCCAGCAGGGGTGGTTGTCATCCCATGGTGGTCTGCCCCAGCCGGTGTCCAACCTGCCAAAGCTGCGACTCTACAACAGCCTCACACGCACCACT GAGCTGTTTGTTCCCCAGAATGGAAACAAGGTGTCGTGGTACTGCTGCGGACCCACTGTCTATGATGCCTCTCACATGGGACATGCCAG ATCTTACATATCTTTTGATATCCTCCGAAGGATTCTGATGAACTATTTCAAATATGACGTGTTCTACTGCATGAACATTACGGACATAGACGACAAG ATCATCAGGCGGGCCAGACAGAACTACCTTCTGGAACAGTACAGAGAGAAGAAGCCAGCGGCTGCCCAGGTACTGCAGGATGTCCTTAGTGCCAGAGGG CCCTTCCAGGCCAAGCTGGCCGAGACCACAGACCCAGACAAGAAACAGATGCTGGAGAGGCTGGACTCTGCCGTCGCTGCTGCTCTGGGACCCCTGCAGGGGGCGGTGGAGAGCAAGGCTGGGGAGGCTGACGTACAACGCCTGGCTCAG GTGTTACTGGAGAAGGCCAAAGACCTGCTGTCTGATTGGTTGGATGCTCAATTTGGCAGTCAGGTGACCGAGAACTccatcttctctcttcttccaAAGTTCTGGGAAGGGGAGTACCACAGCGACATGGACGCCTTGAAT GTCCTTCCCCCAGACGTACTCACCCGCGTCAGCGAGTACTGCCCAGAGATCGTGGACTTTGTGAAGAAGATCCTAGACAATGGCTTCGGGTAA